A window from Pseudomonas sp. Tri1 encodes these proteins:
- a CDS encoding AAA family ATPase has product MTDTPHFPLSAVVGADDLKLALCLAAIDPKIGGVLIEGPRGMAKSTLARGLADLLASGQFVTLPLGATEERLVGTLDLDAALGEGRAQFSPGVLAKADGGVLYVDEVNLLPDHLVDLLLDVAASGTNLIERDGISHRHPARFVLIGTMNPEEGELRPQLLDRFGLNVALDGHTVPAERGQIIRRRLDFDSAPAAFCAEWEVAQQQLRERCQQARNRLAAIALDDAALAQITERCFAAGVDGLRADLVWLRAARAHAAWRGASAIADEDIDAVAEFALRHRRRGHSAPTPSQAPQTPANATAQPNEGQGQWGDLPAQALPTGARREVPSWPKKP; this is encoded by the coding sequence ATGACCGACACCCCGCATTTCCCGCTCTCCGCCGTGGTCGGCGCCGATGACTTGAAACTCGCCCTGTGCCTGGCCGCCATCGATCCGAAAATTGGCGGTGTGCTGATCGAAGGTCCGCGGGGCATGGCCAAGTCCACGTTGGCCCGGGGCCTGGCGGATCTGTTGGCCAGTGGTCAGTTCGTCACCTTGCCCCTTGGTGCCACCGAAGAGCGGCTGGTCGGCACCCTCGACCTGGACGCGGCCCTGGGAGAAGGGCGTGCGCAGTTCTCCCCGGGGGTGCTGGCCAAGGCCGACGGCGGCGTGCTGTATGTCGATGAAGTGAATCTGCTGCCCGATCACCTGGTGGACCTGTTGCTCGATGTGGCCGCCAGCGGCACCAACCTGATCGAGCGCGACGGCATTTCCCACCGGCATCCGGCACGCTTTGTGTTGATCGGCACGATGAACCCGGAAGAGGGTGAGTTGCGCCCGCAGTTGCTTGATCGTTTCGGTTTGAACGTGGCTCTCGACGGTCACACCGTTCCGGCTGAGCGCGGGCAGATCATTCGGCGCCGCTTGGATTTCGACAGTGCCCCGGCGGCGTTCTGTGCAGAGTGGGAGGTGGCCCAGCAACAGTTGCGCGAGCGTTGCCAGCAGGCGCGCAACCGCTTGGCCGCGATTGCCCTGGATGATGCGGCGCTGGCGCAGATTACCGAACGCTGTTTTGCCGCCGGGGTCGATGGCTTGCGCGCCGATCTGGTCTGGCTAAGGGCTGCCCGGGCCCATGCGGCCTGGCGCGGCGCCAGTGCGATTGCCGATGAAGACATCGATGCAGTCGCCGAGTTTGCCTTGCGTCACCGTCGACGCGGGCATTCGGCACCGACACCGTCCCAGGCGCCGCAAACGCCTGCCAATGCAACGGCTCAGCCCAACGAAGGCCAGGGCCAGTGGGGTGATTTGCCGGCCCAGGCACTGCCCACGGGGGCCCGACGTGAAGTGCCGAGCTGGCCAAAAAAGCCCTAG
- a CDS encoding VWA domain-containing protein, translating to MNWPGTLLNGRPRLYEDLCFHGRHRSPHQLWLVIVDASASTRRHRALSDGKGLLAQLFDDAYRQRARLALLTASGTLPNWQVQGLRASAGLRSWLDGLGAGGGTPLLAALNEAGRWLMARRKRFPAEQQRVLVMTDGRVKEGLALPSMDCPCLLIDIERGPIRLGRARQLAGQLGAEYRHIDEGLSG from the coding sequence GTGAATTGGCCAGGGACCTTGCTCAATGGCCGGCCGCGCCTGTACGAAGACCTGTGCTTTCACGGTCGCCATCGCTCGCCCCATCAATTGTGGCTGGTCATCGTCGATGCCTCGGCCTCGACCCGCCGACATCGAGCCCTCAGCGATGGCAAAGGCCTGCTGGCGCAACTGTTCGACGACGCCTACCGACAGCGCGCCCGCTTGGCCCTGCTGACGGCCAGCGGCACGCTGCCGAACTGGCAGGTGCAAGGGCTCAGGGCCTCCGCCGGCCTGCGGAGCTGGCTCGATGGCCTGGGCGCCGGTGGCGGTACGCCGTTGCTGGCGGCGCTGAACGAGGCTGGGCGCTGGTTAATGGCGCGGCGCAAGCGTTTTCCGGCAGAGCAACAGCGAGTATTGGTGATGACGGATGGGCGAGTGAAAGAAGGGCTGGCACTGCCCTCCATGGATTGCCCGTGCCTGTTGATCGACATCGAGCGCGGTCCGATTCGCCTGGGTCGGGCCCGGCAGTTGGCGGGGCAGTTGGGGGCTGAGTATCGGCATATCGATGAAGGGCTTTCTGGCTGA